From a region of the Stegostoma tigrinum isolate sSteTig4 chromosome 25, sSteTig4.hap1, whole genome shotgun sequence genome:
- the LOC132210966 gene encoding ATP-sensitive inward rectifier potassium channel 8-like: protein MLARKSIIPEEYVLARIAAENVRRQPRYTARPRQARFIAKNGSCNAAHKNIREQGRFLQDVFTTLVDLKWRYTLFIFTMSFLCSWLLFAMMWWLLAFAHGDLDPRPSSGSEPCVTKVRSFSSAFLFSIEVQVTIGFGGRMITEECATAITGLIVQNISGLIINAVMLGCIFMKTAQAHRRAETLIFSRHAVICLRNGRLCFMFRVGDLRKSMIISASVRMQVVRRSTTAEGEILPLHQIDIPVDNPLDSGSIFLVAPLTISHVLDRRSPLYEISASDLQSQNLEVIVILEGVVETTGITTQARTSYISEEILWGYRFVPVVTEEDGVYSVDYSKFGNRVKVATPRCSARELDEKPSILIQTLQRSELSHQNSLRKRSSMRRNNSMRRSTSSLLSKVQFFTATDSAEY, encoded by the coding sequence ATGCTGGCCAGGAAGAGCATCATCCCGGAGGAGTACGTGCTGGCCCGGATCGCCGCCGAGAACGTGCGGCGCCAGCCCCGGTACACGGCGCGGCCCCGCCAGGCTCGCTTCATCGCCAAGAACGGCTCGTGTAACGCGGCTCACAAGAACATCCGAGAGCAGGGCCGTTTCCTGCAGGATGTCTTCACCACCCTGGTGGACCTCAAGTGGCGCTACACGCTGTTCATCTTCACCATGTCGTTCCTGTGCAGCTGGCTCCTCTTCGCCATGATGTGGTGGCTGCTGGCGTTCGCCCATGGGGACCTAGACCCCCGGCCCAGCTCAGGCTCCGAGCCGTGTGTCACCAAAGTGCGGTCGTTCAGCTCGGCGTTCCTCTTCTCCATCGAGGTGCAGGTCACCATCGGCTTCGGCGGCAGGATGATCACCGAGGAGTGTGCGACCGCCATCACCGGCCTCATCGTGCAGAACATCTCGGGGCTGATCATCAACGCCGTCATGTTGGGTTGTATCTTCATGAAGACAGCGCAGGCTCACCGCCGGGCGGAGACCCTCATCTTCAGCCGCCACGCCGTCATCTGCCTGAGGAACGGCCGCCTCTGCTTCATGTTCAGGGTGGGCGACCTGAGGAAGAGCATGATCATCAGCGCCTCGGTCAGGATGCAAGTGGTCCGGAGGAGCACCACGGCCGAGGGCGAGATCCTGCCGCTGCACCAGATCGACATCCCGGTGGACAACCCCCTGGACAGCGGCAGCATCTTCCTGGTCGCTCCGCTCACCATCAGCCATGTGCTGGACCGCCGCAGCCCGCTGTACGAGATCTCGGCCAGTGACCTGCAGAGCCAGAACCTGGAGGTCATCGTCATCCTCGAGGGGGTGGTGGAGACCACGGGCATCACCACACAGGCCCGGACCTCGTACATCTCCGAGGAGATCCTGTGGGGCTACCGCTTCGTGCCCGTCGTCACCGAGGAGGACGGCGTCTACTCGGTAGACTACTCCAAGTTCGGCAACCGCGTCAAGGTGGCGACCCCGAGGTGCTCGGCCCGAGAGCTCGACGAGAAGCCGTCCATCCTGATCCAGACCCTGCAGAGGAGCGAGCTCTCGCACCAGAACTCGCTGAGGAAGCGCAGCTCCATGAGGAGGAACAACTCCATGAGGAGAAGCACCTCGTCCCTCCTCAGCAAAGTGCAGTTCTTCACCGCCACCGACTCCGCCGAGTACTGA